A stretch of DNA from Salvelinus sp. IW2-2015 linkage group LG20, ASM291031v2, whole genome shotgun sequence:
NNNNNNNNNNNNNNNNNNNNNNNNNNNNNNNNNNNNNNNNNNNNNNNNNNNNNNNNNNNNNNNNNNNNNNNNNNNNNNNNNNNNNNNNNNNNNNNNNNNNNNNNNNNNNNNNNNNNNNNNNNNNNNNNNNNNNNNNNNNNNNNNNNNNNNNNNNNNNNNNNNNNNNNNNNNNNNNNNNNNNNNNNNNNNNNNNNNNNNNNNNNNNNNNNNNNNNNNNNNNNNNNNNNNNNNNNNNNNNNNNNNNNNNNNNNNNNNNNNNNNNNNNNNNNNNNNNNNNNNNNNNNNNNNNNNNNNNNNNNNNNNNNNNNNNNNNNNNNNNNNNNNNNNNNNNNNNNNNNNNNNNNNNNNNNNNNNNNNNNNNNNNNNNNNNNNNNNNNNNNNNNNNNNNNNNNNNNNNNNNNNNNNNNNNNNNNNNNNNNNNNNNNNNNNNNNNNNNNNNNNNNNNNNNNNNNNNNNNNNNNNNNNNNNNNNNNNNNNNNNNNNNNNNNNNNNNNNNNNNNNNNNNNNNNNNNNNNNNNNNNNNNNNNNNNNNNNNNNNNNNNNNNNNNNNNNNNNNNNNNNNNNNNNNNNNNNNNNNNNNNNNNNNNNNNNNNNNNNNNNNNNNNNNNNNNNNNNNNNNNNNNNNNNNNNNNNNNNNNNNNNNNNNNNNNNNNNNNNNNNNNNNNNNNNNNNNNNNNNNNNNNNNNNNNNNNNNNCCATTtgaaaatcattccttcctccatcccccttgccctgcaagtgtatactcgtcagacgtcatgatacgtcatcagaagtgtccacttaatttgagagctgagggaatagggtgtcttttaagtgtttggaccacaCCCTAGGCTACTTTTCCTTTCCCCACCACAAGAGGAGCATTCGAGATTACCTTCTAAACATTGTGGCAGAGTGTAGTGCGGCCTAAACCGAAAACAATATGCTATGCTGGTTTAATATAAATATGCCTACTTTAACACACAAAATTAACTATTTTTCAAACTTTCAGTGGGAAAACAGGTAAACCCACAGTTGCACCTGCTTCTCTATAGTATTTCCCACCCTTTGAATTCAGGTAATTATCATTGtttccactccttgtactctgtgtcatttgccaaagagactggcctttcagTAATTTCAACTTTCAATATGCAGTTTGACAATGTGGAAACAGACTGATACCCAGACTAGAGTTCATACTCCGAAGATGGAATATGCCATTGCCATACCTTTAGTTTAGACACATCCAAAATCAGTTTTTATCACAATCATGATTGTGTTCACAAATGTAAAAACCAATGCACACAGGCTCAATATGGTTGATCGCAGATCTGCCCTTAGAAGCGACAGGACCTGCCGCGTCATTTCATTTTTCAGTGGCAGTGCGCATGTGCGAAATTTCGAGAGGGACGCTTGAGAAACTGAAACTGCAGACGATATCTATGCTTATAATTAACAGCCTTCAGTAAAGGTTAGATTGAAGTTCACGGCAAACGGATCCCAACGGGCACACGGTGTGAAATATTTCACCACTATTTAGAAAATCTATAGGTATCTGACTTTTTTTTTAACGAACAATGGTAGCTGTAGCAGATTCCTGTCGATGTTTTAGTGCGGCCTCGGCATATCCTAGGTCTGCTTGCCGATATGAAATGCCACAGCAGCGGGGCGAAACTTTGGCTCTTCAGCCTGCATTAGCTTAATAGAAGGTTATCTAACCCAAAACATGTCTGAGATTCTGGTTGTTGTAATAGAGAGCTTGGTCAAAATTGTCGAATTAAAGCTTYGTCAAAATGTTCTTGCACTTTCATTGTGCTGTGTTTTGACTTCATGCTAGCGATATGTGCTTGAGAATACTCTTTGAAAATGATGTTTATTTTGRAATAGAATAATCATGTGGCGAAATGTTTACTTTTCTCAAMGTGTTGCTTACATGTCTTTTTTTTMGTTTCAGGACAGAAAGAAAACCATGTCAACTCAGCCTCTCATCAGATCAAAGCAGACCGAGAAATCAATCAATGGAATATCCACACAGGTTGTTTGCACAGAATTCAGTAACTACATATTTATAGTTCTCACACAGTATGGAAAGATTGGCTCTTTAGTATCAATCACACCTGACTCCAGATCAGGTGATATCAGCACTGCCATGTTCACCACCAAAGTGTTYCTGGGAAAAGAAGAGGTAAGCAGCTAGACACCACTGGAATTTTTCATAATATTAGTAGCATTATATTACTGTAATTGACTACTATGAGTATGTATGTGGCTGGCTACACTGTTCCTCACACACggttttgttttatttctctctgcagGCTTTGACACACGTCTGTGCCAAAAACTTGGCAACATTTGTGTCACAAGAGGCAGGCAACAGGCCTGTTCTACTGGGGTTGGCACTCAAGGACAGTTCCATAGAAGCAATAAAGGCCATGAAAGATGTAATCAAAAGTTGTCAAGTCTGGTAACTACTGGTACAGGGGACGAGCAACAGAATAGCCTACCTGGAAAGACAATTTAAGAAAAGGCTTCATACACTTAACACATTTTTCCCTCAATGTTTTTCCAtcctttaaaaatgtattttgttatcTGTTGTTACTTCTAAGCATGATGTGGTAATAAATGGGAAGTTTATGCWTTATAAATGCCTATGGAATTTTGGGGATTGAGTGGGAGCCAATGGCCACAAACTGATTCTGTTTGAGACAACCATCTCGATTTTAAAGCCACACTCTGAATACTGTTAGTGCACAACtaacacaaatataaataaagGAGCAAATGCATCTCATTCCCATGAAATTCACATGCAaaatagcatttgattgattgctaTGAtataaaagtttggggtcacttagaaatgtccttgtttttgaaagaagaaaaaaggtgttcattaaaataacataaaattgatcagaaatacagtatagacattgttaatgttgtaaattactattgtagctggaaacggcagattttttatggcgtacagaggcctgttatcagccaccatcactcctgtgttccaatggcatgttgtgttagctaatccaagtttatccttttaaaaggataattgatcattagaaaaccgttttgcaattatgttagcacagctgaaaactgttgtgcttatCAAACACGCAATAAAGCTGacctttagattagttgagtatctggagcatcagcatttgtgggtttgattacaggctcaaaatggccagaaacaaataactttcttctgaaactcatcagtctattcttgttctgagaaatgaaggctattccatgtgagaaattgccaagaaactgcagATCTgctacaacgctgtgtactactcccttcacagaacagcgcaaactggcWctaaccagaatagaaagaggagtgggaggtgcacaactgagcaagaggacaagtacattagagtgtctagtttgagaaacagacactctAATGTGTCATTGTGGGAAgctcagttaagaataaattatttttcacaatgacagccaaacccgggctacgctgggccaattgtgcgccaccctatgggactcccaatcacggctggatgtgatgcaacctggattcgaaccagccgtgattgtgagtcccatagggtggcgcacaattggcccagcgtagcctgggtttggctgtcattgtaaaacatAATTTATTCCTAACTGARgtgcctaattaaataaagattacatttaaaaaacactctTTTTctttacagtgcctttggaaagtattcagaccccttgactttttccacattttgttaggttacagccttattRTAAAATGMattaaataaatacaaatcctcagcgatctacacacaataccccataaRgacaaatcaaaaacagtttagaaatgCAAGtgttgcctcttgcactgagatgtggTGCCTTAGACCCCTGTACCACTCGGGAGGCTCATTTACACTGATGtccccaattctgatattttgRccaattattggcaaaataacaataattgttgcaaagatcagaattgggctgactGAACACAACCTAGCTGTAAGGAGTTCACACWGGACTTGATTCTACAATGAAGGCTAATGCAACACTAGAATAAACACTATgcacataataaataaatatataacaaaaatatcaacacaacattcaacaatttcaaagattttactgagttacagttcatagaaggaaatcagtcaattgaaagaaattcattaggccctaatctatggatttcacatgactgggcagggatgcagccatgggcccacccacttgggagccaggcccagacaataaaaatgagtttttccccacaaaaggctttaatgcagacagaaatagtcatcaGCAACTCCCCacccctcagacgatcctgcaggtgaagaagctgaatgtgaaggtcctgggctggcYtggttacacgtggtctgcggttgtgagcccggttggacatactgccaaattctctaaaattacgttggaggcagcttatagtagagaaattaacattcaattctctggcaacatctctggtggacattcctgctgtcaacatggcaattgcacactccctcaacttgagacatctgttgcattgtgttgtgtgcacaTTTTAAAGAGGCCTTtgattgtcctcagcacaaggtgcacctgtgtaattatcatattgttcaatcagcttcttgatttgtcACACTttggcaaaggaggaatgctcaataacagggttGTGCCCAAAAWMtaagagaaataagctttttgtgggtagGGAGCATTTCTGGGATTTCTTTTTCAGCTCCttaaacatggtaccaacactttacatgttgtgtttatatattttttcagtgtaaagtgttgtttcttgagctgaaatataaaaaaaatccctGAGAATTRtgtatgtccaactggcctcaaaaccacagaccacgtgtaaccacataGTTCTCACWTATTACATACACACACGACTAGATGGAACTGCAAAGGGTGTATATGCCACTAGGCCTGTGGTTATGTCACATGACGATGACCGCTTCGACGTCCATGTTCCCCTGAATGtttacctggggtgtattcattagtctggcaacggaaaccgtttaagaaccaaacggaagcaaacagagcgAACGGAACGAAACTGGGAGGGacctatctgaatttgtccaattgaaacttgttttcgttgcaaaacCTTTTCCTTTGGCTTAAAACGGTTTCTGTTGCGACGAAACGTTTTGAAACAGAAACAGCGCAATGAATAAATCCCTGATGTTGCAGTTTATTGAGAAGGGACAACAGTCCAAAGAGGATATATTCGGTATAATCTGTGTCGCTTTTATTAGAACATTAATTAAAACAMAGGCCCATATCCTCCTTTATTCGAATAACCTACACTGACTGAGTCACCGGCTCTGTGGACGTCGAACTCGCATTACACTTGTCTTCACAACAAGGAAGTATTGAATCCTTCGTTCGTACCTTTTGAAAGGAAGCCATTTCTCATAGCAAYCTCACTGGTAATGGTATTCGATAACATCAGCTA
This window harbors:
- the LOC111982100 gene encoding proteasome assembly chaperone 3 — translated: MSTQPLIRSKQTEKSINGISTQVVCTEFSNYIFIVLTQYGKIGSLVSITPDSRSGDISTAMFTTKVFLGKEEALTHVCAKNLATFVSQEAGNRPVLLGLALKDSSIEAIKAMKDVIKSCQVW